A window of the Fusobacterium sp. JB019 genome harbors these coding sequences:
- the radA gene encoding DNA repair protein RadA, producing MAKEKIVYTCQECGYKTSKWIGKCPSCGEWDTFEEYEEKKINKNFSLADIEKNVSSFNEIKIEENFRYKTSVKEIDRLLGGGLVQGEVVLITGNPGIGKSTLLLQMASEYCQYGDILYVSGEESLGQIKSRGERLGIDNSNLYLMAEVVIEKIVEYITFKKPKIIIIDSIQTISSENSMSVSGSPSQIRESTLKIVEIAKKTGVCFFIVGHITKEGKVAGPKLLEHMVDAVFNFEGEEGLFYRILRSTKNRFGSTNELAVFSMDEEGLKEIKNSSEFFISERNEKNIGSMIVPVLEGTKVFLLEVQTLLTEGNNIGIPKRIIQGFDRNRFQILMAIGEKRMGLNIGNKDVFLNIPGGIAIKDPAADLGALISLLSIYRNVEISQKIAAVGELGLRGEIRKAFFIDKRLAELEKLGFKGVYIPEANRKEIEKKNYNLKIIYLKNIEEFLERM from the coding sequence ATGGCTAAAGAAAAAATTGTATATACTTGTCAAGAATGTGGATATAAAACTTCAAAATGGATAGGAAAATGTCCTAGTTGTGGAGAGTGGGATACTTTTGAAGAATATGAAGAAAAAAAAATAAATAAAAATTTTTCTTTAGCTGATATAGAAAAAAATGTATCTTCTTTTAATGAAATAAAAATAGAAGAAAATTTTAGATATAAAACTTCTGTGAAAGAAATAGATAGATTATTAGGAGGAGGCTTAGTACAGGGAGAGGTTGTTTTAATAACAGGAAATCCTGGTATAGGAAAATCAACTCTTCTTCTTCAAATGGCTTCAGAATATTGTCAATATGGGGATATATTATATGTTTCTGGTGAAGAATCTTTAGGTCAGATTAAAAGTAGAGGAGAAAGGCTAGGAATAGATAATTCTAATTTATATTTAATGGCAGAAGTTGTTATTGAAAAAATAGTAGAGTATATTACTTTTAAAAAACCTAAGATAATAATAATAGATTCTATTCAAACTATCTCAAGTGAAAATAGTATGTCAGTTTCAGGATCACCTAGTCAAATAAGAGAATCAACATTAAAAATAGTTGAAATTGCTAAAAAAACAGGAGTGTGTTTTTTTATTGTAGGACATATAACTAAGGAGGGGAAAGTTGCAGGTCCTAAATTATTAGAGCATATGGTAGATGCTGTTTTTAATTTTGAAGGTGAAGAAGGTTTGTTTTATAGAATATTGAGAAGTACTAAAAATAGATTTGGATCAACTAATGAGTTGGCTGTTTTTAGTATGGATGAAGAAGGCTTGAAAGAAATAAAGAATTCATCAGAATTTTTTATAAGTGAAAGAAATGAAAAAAATATAGGAAGTATGATAGTTCCTGTTTTAGAAGGAACAAAGGTTTTTCTTTTAGAAGTACAAACGTTATTAACTGAAGGAAACAATATAGGTATACCTAAAAGAATCATACAAGGCTTTGACAGAAATAGATTTCAAATTTTAATGGCTATTGGTGAAAAAAGAATGGGTTTAAATATAGGAAATAAAGATGTATTTTTAAATATTCCAGGAGGAATAGCTATAAAAGATCCAGCAGCAGATTTAGGAGCTTTAATATCTTTATTGTCTATTTATAGAAATGTTGAAATTAGTCAAAAAATTGCAGCTGTAGGAGAGTTGGGATTAAGAGGAGAAATTAGAAAAGCTTTTTTTATTGATAAAAGATTAGCAGAGCTAGAAAAATTAGGCTTTAAGGGAGTTTATATTCCCGAAGCTAATAGAAAAGAAATAGAAAAGAAAAATTATAATTTGAAAATAATTTATCTAAAGAATATAGAAGAATTTCTAGAAAGGATGTAG
- the rpsI gene encoding 30S ribosomal protein S9 — translation MNQFRGTGRRKTSVARVRLIPGEKGIVINGKDMKDYFGGREILSKIVEQPLSLTETLDKYQVIVNVFGGGNSGQAGAIRHGVSRALVEADETLKGALKAAGFLTRDSRMVERKKFGRRKARRSPQFSKR, via the coding sequence ATGAATCAATTTAGAGGAACAGGTAGAAGAAAAACTTCTGTAGCAAGAGTAAGATTAATTCCTGGAGAAAAGGGAATAGTTATAAATGGAAAAGATATGAAGGATTATTTTGGAGGAAGAGAAATCTTATCTAAAATAGTTGAACAACCATTATCATTAACAGAAACTTTAGATAAATATCAAGTAATAGTTAATGTATTTGGTGGAGGAAATTCAGGACAAGCTGGAGCTATTAGACATGGAGTTTCTAGAGCTTTAGTTGAAGCTGATGAAACTTTAAAAGGAGCTTTAAAAGCAGCTGGATTCTTAACTAGAGACTCAAGAATGGTTGAAAGAAAGAAATTCGGAAGAAGAAAAGCAAGAAGAAGTCCTCAATTCTCAAAAAGATAA
- the fabD gene encoding ACP S-malonyltransferase codes for MGKIAFVFPGQGSQFVGMGKDIYENNTLAKQEYDKIFENLSFDLKTPMFDGPEEVLKKTKYTQPAIVAMSLILDKLLKSKGINPDFVAGHSVGEYAAIGSAGFLNLDEAVKLTSFRGEVMNEIAEKVNGGMAAIIGMPVNKIQEILTTIPGTIEAVNFNEPKQTVIAGEKGAIEKACEILKENGARRAMPLAVSGPFHSSLMKPAGEKLIKEIENYTIKDTNIKLVANTTAEFISTGKELKEEIYNQSFGPVKWVDTIEKLKENGVETIYEIGPGKVLSGLIRKIDKSLKVININSLSAIDNL; via the coding sequence ATGGGGAAAATAGCTTTTGTTTTTCCAGGTCAAGGAAGTCAATTCGTTGGGATGGGAAAAGATATTTATGAAAATAATACTTTAGCAAAACAAGAATATGATAAAATTTTTGAAAATCTTTCTTTTGATTTAAAAACACCTATGTTTGATGGGCCAGAAGAAGTTTTAAAGAAAACAAAATATACTCAACCAGCAATAGTTGCGATGAGTTTAATTTTAGATAAGTTATTAAAAAGCAAAGGAATTAATCCTGATTTTGTAGCAGGTCATTCAGTTGGAGAATATGCAGCAATAGGTTCTGCAGGATTTTTAAATCTAGATGAAGCTGTTAAGTTAACTTCTTTTAGAGGAGAAGTAATGAATGAAATAGCTGAAAAAGTAAATGGAGGAATGGCTGCAATAATAGGGATGCCTGTAAATAAGATACAAGAGATCTTAACAACAATTCCTGGAACAATTGAAGCAGTTAACTTTAATGAACCTAAGCAAACAGTAATTGCAGGGGAAAAAGGAGCCATAGAAAAAGCATGTGAAATACTGAAGGAAAATGGGGCAAGAAGAGCAATGCCTCTTGCTGTATCAGGACCTTTTCATTCATCTCTTATGAAACCTGCAGGAGAAAAATTAATAAAAGAAATAGAAAATTATACAATTAAAGATACTAATATAAAATTAGTAGCAAACACAACAGCAGAGTTTATTTCTACAGGAAAAGAATTAAAAGAAGAAATATATAATCAAAGCTTTGGGCCAGTAAAATGGGTAGATACTATTGAGAAATTAAAGGAAAATGGAGTAGAAACAATTTATGAAATAGGACCTGGTAAAGTATTATCTGGACTTATTAGAAAAATAGATAAGAGCTTAAAGGTTATAAATATAAACTCCCTTTCAGCTATTGATAATTTATAA
- the disA gene encoding DNA integrity scanning diadenylate cyclase DisA — MEKSEMKEIFSFVRPGTRLREGLDSILDGRKGALIVIGMDEEVEKVLDGGFFLNCDYSPERLFELSKMDGAIVLDESIEKILYANVHLQPDKRYTTDESGTRHRTAQRIAKQLDRLTIAISERKRVLTLYKGEIRYKLRSLLELTNEAAQALNTLERYRNVLERSLGNLTILELDDMVTVEDVCTVLQKFEMLKRIKKEAFDCIIELGTEGRLISLQLEDLLRGTKEEKEEFLNDYYTYKSEEEIKNIELEISELDNSEMLDLVKISTILGFGKSVSKLDNRISPKGYRILNKFGKINDKDIEILVENFGELSKIQIASADELVEKSEISKFKANAIKRGFARLKFTVGLDK, encoded by the coding sequence ATGGAAAAATCAGAAATGAAAGAAATATTCAGTTTTGTAAGACCAGGAACAAGACTTAGAGAAGGCTTAGATAGCATCCTTGATGGAAGAAAGGGAGCTTTAATTGTTATAGGGATGGACGAAGAAGTTGAAAAAGTTTTAGATGGAGGTTTTTTTTTAAACTGTGATTATAGTCCTGAAAGACTATTTGAGTTATCTAAAATGGATGGAGCAATAGTACTAGATGAGAGTATAGAAAAAATATTATATGCAAATGTTCATTTACAACCGGACAAGAGATATACTACAGATGAAAGTGGAACAAGACATAGAACAGCTCAAAGAATAGCTAAACAATTAGATAGATTAACCATTGCTATTTCAGAAAGAAAAAGAGTTTTGACTCTATATAAAGGGGAAATAAGATATAAACTAAGAAGTTTACTTGAATTAACTAATGAAGCAGCTCAAGCCTTAAATACTTTGGAAAGATATAGAAATGTTTTGGAAAGAAGTTTAGGAAATTTAACTATATTAGAATTAGATGATATGGTTACAGTTGAAGACGTATGTACTGTTTTACAAAAATTTGAAATGTTAAAGAGGATAAAAAAAGAAGCTTTTGATTGTATAATAGAACTTGGAACAGAAGGTAGATTAATAAGTCTTCAGTTAGAAGATTTATTGAGAGGAACCAAGGAAGAAAAGGAAGAATTTTTAAATGATTACTATACCTATAAAAGCGAAGAAGAAATAAAAAATATAGAATTAGAAATTTCAGAATTAGATAATAGTGAAATGTTAGATTTGGTTAAGATTTCTACTATATTGGGATTTGGAAAGTCGGTTTCTAAATTAGACAATAGAATAAGTCCTAAAGGATATAGAATATTAAATAAATTTGGAAAAATTAATGATAAAGATATTGAAATTTTAGTAGAAAATTTTGGAGAATTATCAAAAATTCAAATAGCTTCTGCAGATGAATTAGTAGAAAAATCTGAGATAAGTAAATTTAAAGCAAATGCTATTAAGAGAGGATTTGCAAGATTAAAGTTTACAGTAGGATTAGATAAATAA
- the rnc gene encoding ribonuclease III, translated as MNIEVKFDLSLKSLEERLTHSFKDINLLKNALLHRSFGNENRRYKKVNNERLELLGDAVLDLAVAEYLYLHNEDYTEGDLARIKSMVVSEPVFAKISRKLDLGKYLRLSKGELMTGGQDRNSTLCDTFEAVMGAIYLDSNFEEAKRVGIKFLKYEIEHFDEDEEITDYKTTLQEFVQKKYKIVPTYTVVKESGPDHKKTFEIVVKIGQDEEGYGIGKSKKVAEHAAAKDLLKKIKEIKNETL; from the coding sequence ATGAATATTGAAGTGAAATTCGATTTAAGTTTAAAATCATTAGAAGAAAGGTTAACTCATTCTTTTAAAGATATTAATTTATTGAAAAATGCACTTCTTCATAGATCTTTTGGAAATGAAAATAGGAGATATAAAAAAGTAAACAATGAGAGACTAGAACTGCTAGGTGATGCGGTTCTAGATCTTGCTGTTGCAGAATATTTATATTTACATAACGAAGATTATACTGAAGGAGACTTAGCAAGAATTAAATCAATGGTAGTAAGTGAGCCTGTTTTTGCTAAAATTTCAAGAAAGTTAGATTTAGGAAAGTATTTAAGATTGAGTAAAGGTGAATTGATGACTGGTGGACAAGATAGAAATTCTACACTATGTGATACTTTTGAAGCAGTAATGGGAGCAATTTATCTTGACTCTAATTTTGAAGAAGCTAAAAGAGTAGGAATAAAATTTTTAAAATATGAAATAGAGCATTTTGATGAAGATGAAGAAATAACAGATTATAAAACAACTCTTCAAGAATTTGTTCAAAAAAAATATAAGATTGTTCCAACTTATACTGTTGTAAAAGAATCAGGACCTGATCACAAAAAAACTTTTGAAATTGTAGTCAAAATAGGACAAGATGAAGAAGGATATGGAATAGGGAAAAGTAAAAAAGTTGCAGAGCACGCAGCTGCTAAAGATTTATTAAAAAAAATAAAGGAAATTAAAAATGAAACATTATAA
- the coaD gene encoding pantetheine-phosphate adenylyltransferase, with protein sequence MKVGVYSGSFDPITLGHQNIIERASKMFDKLIVVIGNNSEKKYWFNLEERKAMLEELFKEYNNIQIDTYEGLIVNYLLENKLQVIVRGIRTIEDCGLELYFADGNLMISENKVDTVFLPAFKEYMHVSSTAAREIARYGGKVTCYVDEKIEKKLLERGKLYSPKKK encoded by the coding sequence TTGAAAGTAGGAGTTTATTCTGGTAGTTTTGATCCTATAACTTTAGGACATCAGAATATTATTGAAAGAGCAAGTAAAATGTTCGATAAGTTAATAGTTGTTATTGGAAATAATAGTGAGAAAAAATATTGGTTTAATTTAGAAGAAAGAAAGGCTATGTTAGAAGAATTATTTAAAGAGTATAATAATATTCAGATTGATACTTATGAAGGATTAATTGTTAATTATTTACTTGAAAATAAATTACAAGTCATAGTTAGAGGGATAAGAACGATTGAAGATTGCGGTTTAGAGTTGTATTTTGCTGATGGAAACTTGATGATATCTGAAAATAAAGTGGATACAGTATTTTTACCTGCATTTAAGGAATATATGCATGTTAGTTCAACAGCGGCAAGAGAAATAGCAAGATATGGAGGAAAAGTAACTTGTTATGTAGATGAAAAAATAGAAAAAAAACTTTTAGAGAGAGGGAAATTGTATAGTCCTAAGAAAAAATAA
- a CDS encoding radical SAM protein translates to MKHYNIPVFISHFGCPNACVFCNQVKINGRETDVTNKDLENIIEEYLRILPETSYKEVAFFGGTFTGISLGRQKEYLEVVKKYLDKGLVQGIRLSTRPDYINKEVMDQLKKYKVTTIELGVQSFDEEVLKKSARYYEIESVYKACNMIKSYGIDLGIQIMPGLPGSTFEKDFETAKIVVRINPINVRVYPTLIIKDTELERMYKAGEYKVLSMEEAIKRCRKICALIELNGIKIIRVGLQPSEDLRNGGVSVEGAFHPAFKELVDGEIYFNFLNKIENKENNLDVETCEKNISKIIGINKRNKKRLKALKMKINNSLTVDKVIVNGVEYSRDKILQQELSECYE, encoded by the coding sequence ATGAAACATTATAACATTCCTGTTTTTATAAGTCATTTTGGGTGCCCTAATGCCTGTGTTTTTTGTAATCAAGTAAAGATTAATGGAAGAGAAACAGATGTTACTAATAAAGACTTAGAAAATATTATAGAGGAATATTTAAGAATATTACCTGAAACTTCATATAAAGAAGTAGCATTTTTTGGAGGAACATTTACAGGAATATCTTTAGGGAGACAAAAGGAATATTTAGAAGTTGTAAAAAAATATTTAGATAAAGGCTTAGTTCAAGGAATAAGGCTTTCAACTAGACCAGATTATATAAATAAAGAGGTAATGGATCAGTTAAAAAAATATAAAGTGACAACTATTGAATTAGGAGTTCAATCTTTTGATGAAGAAGTGTTAAAAAAAAGTGCTAGATATTATGAAATAGAATCTGTTTATAAAGCTTGCAACATGATAAAAAGTTATGGGATTGATTTGGGGATTCAAATTATGCCTGGATTACCAGGGTCGACATTTGAAAAAGATTTTGAAACAGCTAAAATAGTTGTTAGAATAAATCCTATAAATGTAAGAGTTTATCCTACATTAATAATAAAAGATACAGAGTTAGAAAGAATGTATAAAGCAGGAGAATATAAAGTATTATCAATGGAAGAAGCAATAAAAAGATGTAGGAAAATATGCGCTCTTATAGAGTTGAATGGAATAAAAATAATAAGAGTGGGATTGCAACCATCAGAAGATTTAAGAAATGGTGGGGTATCTGTAGAAGGAGCTTTTCATCCAGCATTTAAAGAATTAGTTGATGGAGAGATTTATTTTAATTTTTTGAATAAAATTGAAAATAAAGAAAATAATTTAGATGTGGAGACTTGTGAAAAAAATATCTCTAAAATAATAGGGATAAATAAAAGAAATAAAAAAAGATTAAAAGCTTTGAAGATGAAAATAAATAACAGCTTAACAGTGGACAAAGTAATAGTTAATGGGGTAGAATATAGTAGAGATAAAATATTACAACAGGAATTGAGTGAATGTTATGAATAG
- the sstT gene encoding serine/threonine transporter SstT, with amino-acid sequence MFNKWNELSLVKKIIIGLIVGIALAIIAPNQLKPIQLLGTLFVGALKAVAPILVFFLVISAVAQHKPGQKTNMKSVIFLYLIGTLSAGIVAVVASFIFKVKIALGESVQSIAPPSGVAEVLKTLLLNIVDNPINALSNANYIGILVWALLLGVALKHAPDSTKIMISNFSDALSQIVKWVISLAPFGIAGLVFTSISTSGLSSLMQYGRLLVLLLGAMGFMALVVNPLITFIMIKENPYPLVFKCLRQSGITAFFTRSSAANIPVNMDLCEELNLDKDMYSVSIPLGATINMAGAAITISVLTLAAVNTLGIHVDFGTAVILSVLSAVSACGASGVAGGSLLLIPLACSLFGIPNDVAMQVVGVGFVIGVIQDSVETGLNSSTDALFTAVAEFSEWKKQGREIKIK; translated from the coding sequence ATGTTTAACAAGTGGAATGAATTAAGTTTAGTAAAAAAAATAATAATAGGATTAATCGTAGGAATTGCTCTTGCCATAATAGCACCAAACCAATTAAAACCTATTCAATTATTAGGTACATTATTTGTTGGTGCACTAAAAGCGGTAGCGCCTATTTTAGTATTTTTCTTAGTTATCTCGGCGGTAGCTCAACATAAACCAGGACAAAAAACAAATATGAAATCTGTTATATTTTTATATCTAATTGGTACCCTTTCTGCTGGAATAGTTGCTGTTGTTGCAAGTTTTATATTTAAAGTAAAAATAGCATTGGGAGAAAGTGTTCAAAGTATAGCTCCTCCCAGTGGAGTAGCTGAAGTATTAAAAACATTATTATTAAATATTGTTGATAATCCTATAAACGCCCTATCAAATGCAAACTATATCGGAATTTTAGTTTGGGCTCTTTTATTAGGAGTTGCATTAAAGCATGCTCCTGATTCTACAAAAATTATGATTTCTAATTTTTCAGATGCTCTTTCTCAAATTGTTAAATGGGTAATAAGTTTAGCGCCATTTGGAATTGCTGGATTAGTTTTCACATCTATTTCAACTAGTGGGTTATCTTCTTTAATGCAATATGGTAGATTGCTTGTTCTTTTATTAGGAGCTATGGGATTCATGGCATTAGTTGTTAATCCATTAATTACTTTTATTATGATCAAAGAAAATCCTTATCCTCTAGTTTTTAAATGTCTAAGACAAAGTGGAATAACTGCTTTCTTTACAAGAAGTTCTGCAGCAAACATTCCTGTTAATATGGATTTATGTGAAGAATTAAATCTAGACAAAGATATGTATTCTGTTTCTATTCCTTTAGGAGCTACTATCAATATGGCTGGAGCTGCGATTACAATATCTGTCCTTACTTTAGCAGCTGTTAATACTCTAGGTATACATGTTGATTTTGGAACTGCCGTTATACTAAGTGTCTTGTCCGCTGTGAGCGCCTGTGGTGCTTCTGGAGTTGCTGGAGGATCTCTTTTACTAATTCCATTAGCATGTAGTCTATTTGGAATACCTAATGATGTTGCCATGCAAGTTGTTGGTGTAGGATTTGTTATTGGAGTTATTCAAGATTCTGTCGAAACTGGTTTAAATTCTTCTACTGATGCTCTGTTTACAGCTGTTGCTGAATTTTCAGAGTGGAAAAAACAAGGAAGAGAAATAAAGATAAAATAA
- the fabF gene encoding beta-ketoacyl-ACP synthase II — MRRVVVTGLGLITALGTGLEKSWTAIKEGKTGVKKIESFDTSDSSVKCAAEIRDFSPLEFGIEKKELKKVARNTQFAIAAAKMAIEDSGLIIDEKNAEKVGVIVSSGIGGIEVFEKQYESMLNKGVRRISPFTIPAMIANMAAGNVAIYTGAKGPNKSVVTACAAGTHSIGDAFEIIKLGKADSMIAGGAEGCITKFALNSFANMKALSTNPDPEKASRPFTIDRDGFVMGEGSGILILEELESAKKRGAKIYAEVVGYGETCDAHHITAPVVEGAARAFRMALNEANIKLEEVDYINAHGTSTGLNDKNESAAIKEVFGQHAYELNVSSTKGATGHVLGGAGGIEGVILAKSIEEGIIPPTANYENSDPECDLNYTPNKAEEKEINVGMSSSLGFGGHNAVIVMRKYKD, encoded by the coding sequence ATGAGAAGAGTTGTAGTTACAGGTTTAGGACTTATTACAGCTTTAGGAACTGGACTAGAAAAATCTTGGACAGCTATAAAAGAGGGGAAAACAGGAGTTAAAAAAATAGAATCTTTTGATACTTCTGATTCTTCAGTTAAATGCGCTGCAGAAATAAGAGATTTTTCTCCTTTAGAATTTGGGATAGAAAAAAAAGAATTAAAAAAAGTAGCTAGAAATACTCAATTTGCAATAGCAGCAGCTAAAATGGCAATAGAAGATTCTGGTTTAATAATAGATGAAAAAAATGCGGAAAAAGTAGGAGTAATAGTTTCTTCTGGAATAGGAGGAATTGAAGTTTTTGAAAAGCAATATGAGTCAATGCTAAACAAAGGAGTAAGAAGAATATCTCCTTTTACAATACCAGCAATGATAGCTAATATGGCAGCGGGTAATGTAGCAATATATACAGGGGCTAAAGGGCCTAACAAATCTGTAGTTACAGCATGTGCAGCGGGAACTCATTCTATTGGAGATGCTTTTGAAATAATTAAGCTAGGAAAAGCAGATTCGATGATAGCAGGTGGAGCTGAAGGCTGTATAACTAAATTTGCCTTAAATTCATTTGCAAATATGAAAGCTTTATCTACTAATCCAGATCCAGAAAAAGCTTCAAGACCGTTTACTATTGATAGAGATGGTTTTGTTATGGGAGAAGGATCAGGGATTCTTATATTAGAAGAATTAGAATCAGCTAAAAAAAGAGGAGCTAAAATTTATGCAGAGGTAGTTGGGTATGGAGAAACTTGTGATGCTCATCATATTACAGCACCTGTTGTAGAAGGAGCAGCAAGAGCTTTTAGAATGGCATTGAATGAAGCTAACATAAAATTAGAAGAAGTTGATTATATTAATGCTCATGGTACTTCTACAGGGCTTAATGATAAAAATGAAAGTGCTGCAATTAAAGAAGTTTTTGGACAACATGCATATGAATTAAATGTTTCTTCTACAAAAGGAGCAACAGGTCATGTTTTAGGAGGAGCAGGAGGAATAGAAGGTGTAATACTTGCTAAAAGTATAGAGGAAGGAATTATACCTCCAACAGCAAATTATGAAAATTCAGATCCAGAATGTGATTTAAATTACACTCCAAATAAAGCAGAAGAAAAAGAGATTAATGTAGGAATGTCTAGTTCATTAGGATTTGGTGGACATAATGCAGTTATAGTTATGAGAAAATATAAAGATTAA
- a CDS encoding Rne/Rng family ribonuclease, with amino-acid sequence MNRIVISVNTFQRKAAIIEDDRVVEIFNERDDESNIIKNIYKGRVANVLPGMESAFVDIGLKKNSFLFVDDLREFEEKYLNGLVNSEKPIEDLLTVGDQVVVQVLNVPRGNKGARVTTNFTIPGKYLVLMPNSDHIAISKKISNEDERQRLQKIFEEIMPNKMGVIIRTAARGKSVYHFEREISYLVKKWQDIEKRISKSKVGEILYNDNDIVIKILRDILNSNIDEIIVDNEEVYLEIIDYINAFSEGKSKTKVKLFYGENEIFEEYNIDKEIEKALQKEVWLDCGGYLVIEKTEALISIDINTGRNTGSYNLEKTVLNTNLEAAREIPKQLRIRNLSGIIIIDFIDMKLQEDKDLVIQQLDSELKKDRLKNNIVHFTDLGLIEMTRKRVGRNLSYFYQTDCPRCNGLGKVRSIEGTIEMIIRELKEVSKEMDIKIVCLLSTKEIIDKIKEVYFDILKEYFKKRGKYLKFVVEEINNKSGYDILLEK; translated from the coding sequence ATGAATAGAATTGTTATTAGTGTAAATACTTTTCAAAGAAAAGCAGCAATCATAGAAGATGATAGGGTTGTAGAAATTTTTAATGAGCGAGATGATGAGTCAAATATAATAAAAAACATTTATAAGGGAAGAGTAGCAAATGTTCTTCCTGGAATGGAGTCAGCTTTTGTTGATATAGGCTTAAAAAAAAATAGTTTTCTTTTTGTTGATGATTTAAGAGAATTTGAGGAAAAATATTTAAATGGGTTAGTAAATAGTGAAAAACCTATAGAAGATTTATTAACTGTTGGTGATCAAGTTGTAGTTCAAGTTTTGAATGTTCCTAGAGGGAATAAAGGAGCGAGAGTTACAACCAATTTTACAATACCAGGAAAATACCTAGTATTGATGCCTAACAGTGATCATATTGCAATTTCTAAGAAAATTTCAAATGAAGATGAGAGACAACGGCTTCAAAAAATATTTGAAGAAATAATGCCAAACAAGATGGGAGTCATAATAAGAACAGCTGCTAGAGGGAAATCTGTATACCATTTTGAAAGAGAAATAAGTTATTTAGTTAAAAAATGGCAAGATATTGAAAAAAGAATATCAAAATCTAAAGTAGGAGAAATTTTATATAATGATAATGATATTGTAATAAAAATATTAAGAGATATTTTAAATAGCAACATAGACGAAATTATAGTAGATAATGAAGAGGTTTATTTAGAAATAATTGATTATATTAATGCTTTTAGTGAAGGAAAGTCTAAAACAAAAGTTAAACTATTCTATGGAGAAAATGAAATATTTGAAGAATATAACATAGATAAGGAAATAGAAAAAGCTCTTCAAAAAGAAGTATGGTTAGATTGTGGAGGATATTTAGTTATAGAAAAAACTGAAGCTCTTATAAGTATTGATATTAATACAGGAAGAAATACTGGAAGCTATAATTTGGAAAAAACAGTATTAAATACAAACTTAGAAGCAGCTAGAGAGATACCTAAACAATTAAGAATAAGGAATTTAAGTGGAATTATTATAATAGATTTTATAGATATGAAATTACAAGAAGATAAAGATTTAGTTATTCAACAATTAGATTCAGAATTAAAAAAGGACAGATTAAAGAATAATATAGTCCATTTTACTGATTTAGGATTAATTGAAATGACAAGAAAAAGAGTAGGAAGAAATTTAAGTTATTTTTATCAAACAGATTGTCCAAGATGTAATGGATTAGGAAAAGTGAGATCTATAGAAGGAACAATAGAAATGATAATAAGAGAACTTAAAGAAGTTTCTAAGGAAATGGATATAAAAATAGTATGTTTATTATCTACAAAGGAAATAATAGATAAAATAAAAGAAGTTTATTTTGATATTTTAAAGGAGTATTTTAAAAAAAGAGGAAAATACTTAAAGTTTGTAGTAGAAGAGATAAACAATAAATCAGGTTATGATATATTACTAGAAAAATAG
- the rplM gene encoding 50S ribosomal protein L13 — protein MKKYTEMQRKEDVVREWFHYDAEGVVLGRLAVEIAKKLMGKEKVSFTPHIDGGDYVVVTNIEKIATTGNKMKDKLYYRHSGFPGGISKRTLGEIIEAKPEDALMLAVKRMLPKNKLGREQLTRLRLFVGAEHGHVAQKPTKVEM, from the coding sequence GTGAAGAAATACACTGAAATGCAAAGAAAAGAAGATGTAGTAAGAGAGTGGTTCCATTACGACGCTGAAGGCGTAGTATTAGGAAGATTAGCTGTAGAAATTGCTAAAAAATTAATGGGAAAAGAAAAAGTTTCTTTCACACCACATATTGACGGTGGAGACTATGTAGTAGTTACTAATATTGAAAAAATAGCAACAACTGGAAATAAAATGAAAGACAAACTTTATTATAGACATTCTGGATTCCCTGGTGGAATTAGCAAAAGAACTTTAGGGGAAATTATAGAAGCTAAGCCAGAAGATGCTTTAATGCTAGCTGTAAAAAGAATGCTTCCAAAAAATAAGTTAGGAAGAGAACAATTAACAAGACTAAGACTATTTGTAGGAGCTGAGCACGGACATGTTGCACAAAAACCTACAAAGGTAGAAATGTAA
- a CDS encoding acyl carrier protein, protein MLEKIREIVVEQLGVDADQITVDANFIDDLGADSLDTVELIMAFEEEFDIEIPDTDAEKIKTVKDVIDYIEANKN, encoded by the coding sequence ATGTTAGAAAAAATAAGAGAAATAGTAGTAGAGCAATTAGGAGTAGATGCAGATCAAATTACTGTAGATGCAAACTTTATTGATGATTTAGGAGCAGATTCACTAGATACAGTTGAATTAATAATGGCTTTTGAAGAAGAATTTGATATAGAAATTCCTGATACAGATGCAGAAAAAATTAAAACTGTAAAAGACGTTATAGATTACATCGAAGCAAATAAGAACTAA